One Triplophysa rosa linkage group LG21, Trosa_1v2, whole genome shotgun sequence DNA segment encodes these proteins:
- the LOC130544919 gene encoding F-box only protein 6-like, whose translation MYSRMCNVTAVPLVVVEEILMNLPADHVVLNCRLVCHEWKELVDSAAHWRARCRREGLKSSRPPDDWCLFYFQSKKRRNLLKNPRADDCLNGWEIVRNGGDGWEAHDTRNPFPDSTLGITHCFVTSFGLCLKQQLIDLKKEGYSPAFMDHWQPNIKISDWYTPRSDCGSYYEICVRLLGQNKEVIRTFQPDKVYFPQWNDEQWCHMTHVFKNYGPGVRFIHFIHGGKDTKFWKGWYGIRLTNSSVEICPDDDA comes from the exons ATGTATAGCCGTATG tGTAACGTTACTGCTGTTCCTCTGGTTGTGGTTGAGGAGATCTTAATGAATCTGCCCGCAGATCACGTGGTACTGAACTGTCGGCTGGTGTGTCATGAGTGGAAGGAGCTGGTAGACAGTGCCGCACACTGGAGAGCGCGCTGTCGGAGAGAGGGGCTCAAATCGTCCAGACCACCAGACGACTGGTGCCTCTTTTACTTTCAGTCTAAGAAACGACGTAATTTGCTCAAAAATCCAAGAGCTGACG ACTGTTTAAATGGCTGGGAGATTGTACGGAATGGTGGTGACGGCTGGGAAGCACATGACACCAGGAATCCATTTCCTGACAGCACCCTGGGAATCACCCATTGCTTTGTAACCTCTTTTGG GTTATGTTTGAAGCAACAGCTGATTGACCTGAAGAAAGAAGGCTACAGTCCAGCTTTTATGGATCACTGGCAACCTAATATTAAAATATCAGATTG GTATACCCCACGCTCTGACTGTGGCAGTTACTATGAAATCTGTGTGAGGTTGCTGGGACAGAATAAGGAAGTGATTAGAACCTTTCAGCCTGATAAAGTTTACTTTCCGCAGTGGAACGATGAGCAATGGTGTCAC ATGACACACGTCTTCAAGAATTATGGACCTGGGGTTcgttttattcatttcattcatGGAGGAAAGGATACAAAGTTCTGGAAAGGCTGGTATGGAATACGGCTCACGAACAGTAGTGTTGAGATCTGTCCAGATGATGATGCATAA
- the LOC130544918 gene encoding F-box only protein 44-like, which produces MLSCQAAGMGQSTSHQMQLAADFKTGSDAFRSLGAAVPLAVVEEVLLNLPAKEVVLICRLVCHEWKELVDSAAHWRERCRREGIELRDASRPPNDWRLFYFLSKKRRNLLKNPRAEEKLHRWKLVENGGNGWKIEENFAPLPNDTIDKCFATSYGMCLKEQLIDLKKEGYSPAFMDHLQPAIKISDWYAPRWDCGSFYKICVELLDQKKKPIRTFDPDPVYFEQWNDQQWCPMTHVFKDYGRGVQFIRFTHGGQDTQYWAGWYGIRVINSSVEICPAAER; this is translated from the exons ATGTTGTCGTGTCAAGCTGCAGGAATGGGTCAGTCGACAAGCCATCAAATGCAGCTTGCTGCGGATTTTAAAACCGGATCAGATGCA TTCAGAAGTCTTGGGGCGGCTGTTCCTCTGGCTGTGGTTGAGGAGGTCTTACTGAATCTGCCTGCAAAGGAAGTGGTACTGATCTGTCGTTTGGTGTGTCATGAGTGGAAGGAGCTGGTGGACAGTGCCGCACACTGGAGAGAGCGCTGTCGGAGAGAGGGGATCGAGCTCCGCGATGCGTCCAGACCACCAAACGACTGGCGCCTCTTCTACTTTCTGTCAAAGAAACGACGTAACCTGCTCAAAAATCCCAGAGCTGAAG AGAAGTTACATCGATGGAAGCTGGTTGAGAATGGTGGAAATGGCTGGAAAATAGAAGAGAATTTTGCACCACTTCCAAATGACACAATTGACAAATGTTTTGCCACCTCTTATGG GATGTGTCTAAAAGAACAGCTGATTGATTTGAAAAAAGAAGGCTACAGTCCTGCATTTATGGATCACTTGCAGCCTGCTATTAAAATATCAGACTG GTATGCCCCACGCTGGGATTGTGGAAGTTTTTACAAGATCTGCGTAGAGCTGCTTGATCAGAAGAAGAAACCCATCAGGACATTTGACCCTGACCCAGTTTATTTTGAGCAGTGGAATGATCAACAGTGGTGTCCA ATGACACATGTCTTCAAAGATTATGGACGTGGAGTTCAGTTTATTCGTTTTACTCATGGAGGGCAGGATACACAGTACTGGGCAGGCTGGTATGGAATACGGGTTATTAACAGTAGTGTAGAGATCTGTCCAGCTGCAGAgagatga